tttaatatattttttcacatttcctAACCTtcccaaaaattgaaaatttgaattgaatttgtcAGGCTTAAGTCGGTCAcacaaattaataaattttcttaattatgtataagaataattataaaaataaaaaaacttttaaaatttgagaaaataaaaaacaaatcgTAGAGCATGCTGATGAACCGATTCAAATCAATTCCGGTAACACCGGCTACCCAAATGCTAACCAGCTTTTCTAGTTGGTCATCCGAAACAAAATTCACCTGGAAAAAAAAGTCTCGCGGTGCACAAAGAAGccaagggaaaggaaaagaggaagcgataaaaaaaaaaaaaaaggaagagagaaaagcggACGTGAAAGGCGAATCAGTTTCAGTTTGAATGCCCTCacttcctttttcctctttttctgttCCCCGTTGTCCCACTCCTTCGCTCTCGGACCGCTAAACCTCACCTGGGTGGGACCCACCTGCTCCAAGTCCGTCCATGACCTCCCTCCCCATCGATCAGTGGATCTTTCTAAAAGCTTTTTACAAATTTACCCTCACATTTTTTACGAACGTTTAATTCCAtttcataagttttttttttttctttccataaacaaatatttaagtGAATTGGTCTTTtgatttgcataaaaaaattgacatgaaaaaaatttgttttgaaatcataaaaaaaactcaacttcaAATTGCTCAAGCTTTTGAAGGTCACGTCAAAGTGCTTCATAGCCACCGATCTCATATTTATGAATCTATCAACCTTCTACCTTTAATATAATATTCTCAAGAGTCAAACCATGTTTGATTCAATAaagatctgaatctaaatctaaattttgaatccGATTTTGTcaatttaaatctaaattttgaatcggattttgtcaattttcaaaacgtaACAaaattagatacatgatatttgtctaaaaataaatctgatctaaatccgatcaaatgccatttattaaatctgaatctgatcgaaTTTCTTAATCGCATAATAATTTTTCTTCATATCCGGTTTGTTCGGGTCTGTTTGATCATATGTTCGATTCATATATATTAACATCCTTCATAATTCAAATACAAcgaaaaaactttatttttttttcgtttaaccacttttttttctaaCCATTTCAAGCGATATCGTGGGAACCTAGAAAAACACGAGCTTACTTTCATTATTTCTCCAAAGCTTCAagtattttttgcaaaaaatattgtttggaaaACTCACACTTTGAAACCGTGAGACCAATGGCATTCTCGTTAGTGTTCAAAATCAATGAGGTTATTTTCGGAAATTAGACCTCTAAAATCCCCGACTGGGCCAACTCTCACGCACGGACGACAAACAGCCAAAGGGCATTTTTGTGATTGAAAGTAACAAAAGGTCTTTGTCGTCCTTGACTATGAATTTGGGGAGCTCAATGTCATTTTTCTCGCCATAAATACGGCTCGTGATCTTCACTCTCCCTCCGTCACCTTTCTTCTCCGTTGCACACTCTTGAGAGGAAGGGGAAGTGGAAGTGGGGAGAGGGAGCGTGTCATCTTTCCTCTGCGTAAGCCATGTCTGCGTCTTCCTTACCTCCCTCGCAAACCCTAGTCTCCAGGAAGGTCTCCAAAACCCTGATCTCCCGGAGCTCTCTGCTCGGAATCGGTGATCTGAGTTCCGGGATTTGGAACCGGAACCTTCTTCCATGCAATGCTCGGAGAAACCGGCGTTCCCGAAGGATCCGGGTGATCCGGAACGCCTCGGGCGATCAGAGTGTGCAGACTGCGATCCCTGCCGTAGGTTCGTTCCATTCTCTTATCCGTTCCGTGCGGTCTCTGcttgtttcatgtttttctttgggATGTTTCTTGAAAATCTTGGAAGTGTTCCGTTTGTTGACGATGCTTGAATTCCGGTGGACCTGTGGAAATTTTGGGAATTTATGAGCTTCTGGGCACGATCCAGGATGTCATGCGGCTGAGCAATGGTGATCTTTTCAGAATCCATTGCGGATTATGTGCTTTTTGACGCTCCGCCCACGTATATTTCGTGCtcattgccttttttttttctctctctttttctttctatttgaCGGCTTTTAGATATCAACTGTCGTTCTTTTGCTGACATGCTTAACTTTTACTATATCCATTTGTATCTTTTGCTTCATTGACGTCACGTGCTCTTTTTCTTTGGTTATCATCTTctgccctttttcttcttgaacattatgtttttttaatcgTTTTGAGGGTATTAGTTACTGAAATATTTGGTTCACCTTTTTCAACCATCGCCTAGATTGAAATTCCTATAGGATTGCCATTTTGATGAATACGCTTCATTGATATGTCATTGTTATGTCGTTTAACCGTGATTGGCATGTCACCCTGATCAAGTTTGTCGCTTTAAGTGAGTGAGGATCGCGCGAGAGCTACTCATGACGATTTGCGTTTGGGGCTTTCTCGTTTTGTATTACCGTTCATGGACCAAGGTGAACGGCATAAGGTCGCCATTGTTTCCGCGATCGATTGGAGGAGATGCTCCACTTACCGTTAACCTCAATCACTCATTACAGCGAAACTTTTGTCGAGTCCATACAGGGAACCCGACCATGATGGCTTCATGATTCCTCGTGGTTGATTAACGATATTAAGGGGAATCCTGCCAGTAAACTTTAACGATATTAAGGGGAATCCTGCCAGTAAACTTCCAGCATTACATCCGATGCGAACCTTACTCTTTCAAACTTTCctgttctttttttaattttcttcttaaaatcTTCGATTATGGTGCTCATCTGTCACACTGCATTTTTATCTTCGttgtttttcacatttatttgtCTTAGAATCTTTTCCATTCTACATAGTTGCCTTTCAGGAAAGCCAGAAGTGCCACTTTTGGACTAGCCTATACAAACTTTTCTGAATCACGTCTATGAGAGGTTAGCTCTCAAATGTGCATGCATTATTATACAGATAATTATAAACATTCAACCATTGTGACTGTGGGAATGTAAAGCAGCTGTTACATGCATACGAAGTGAGGTTACGAGAGGTTAACTCTCAAGTGCTGCTTTTGTTGCATCAAGTATAGAATCTGAAGatttcatttttgcatttttgatGCACTTAGTAATTTATTCAGATGATTTATGCAGTGCTTGCGGTCATGCTTGTGggttttcacttctttttcctccctttcctgTGCCAACAAGCTATGGCTTGGTCTGATCCTTTTGAACTTGTGGACCTGTGAAATGTGTCATACAAAAGCTGGAAAAATGTGTTTTACATTATTGTTGCTACAAGTTGTATGCTGATGTTTCCAATATTTAAGTGCCCCCATttgaatgacaattttttttttccagctgTCTCAAGTTCCTCCTCACTTGACTCTTCTTCTATTGCATCAAATATCCAATTTCATGCTGAATTCACTCCTTCATTCTCTCCAAAGGACTTTGGTTTACCCAAAGCTTACCAGGCAACTTCATTGAGTGTTCGTGATTCtctaataaaaaacttgaatgAAACATATGAGCATTATGAGAAGATAAATGGAAAGGAGGCATGTTATTTATCCATGGAATTTCTACAGGTGATTTTcctatttcttatttttgatttGTGAAGCCACTTGGGGTGGCTAGGGTCTGGTTGCATTAGTTTTTCAATTTGTGCAGGGTAGGGCACTTTTGAATGCTGTAGGGAATTTAGAGCTCACCGGTGCTTATGCAGAAGCACTGAAGCAGCTTGGCCATGATCTGGAAAACATTGCGGAACAGGTCAGGtccttttctccatttttctttttcgtggTTCCTCATGTTTGTTCTGTATAGTGGTTTTGTAAACCACACCTAACTAATCAGATTCAGGTCAGTTGAGGATAGCTAGCTGGTGCCAGAGCCATTTCCATCCCACTGTCTTCcctcaaattttttatcattgtCCTCATGTGATATCCTCACTTAAATGAATGTGATTGTTTTCATGtcctttttcttgcatttatttctttgtttaaacCAGATTGATTATGTTACTTTTTCACCTTCCTCATTTTGTCTGCATTACTTCGAGCCTTGACCATCTACACTTATATTTGATCTTAGTTGCTAAATGATGTTCATGCTTGTCAACTAACAGGAACCAGATGCTGCACTTGGGAATGGAGGCCTTGGTCGGTTAGCTTCATGTTTCTTGGACTCCCTGGCATCATTGGACTACCCTGCATGGGGCTATGGCCTCAGGTATAAGTATGGGTTATTTCACCAGCGCATAACAAAAGATGGTCAAGAAGAGGTTGCAGAAAGTTGGCTTGAGGTACGTCCCTGTGGACATCTTCAAAAACATTCTATGCCAGCACTATTTAATTCCTTTTAAAAGCTAccattttatgttattttgccTCATGGTTTCGTGCTGTCATTCAAGTCATACCTACTGGCAGATATGACATTACAAGTTTTTATGCACTGATTGTAGAGAACTTGACTTGCAGATGGGGAACCcctgggagattgtaagatatGATGTTACCTATCCTGTGAAGTTCTATGGCAAAGTTGTGGAAGGTTTGGATGGGAGAAAACGTTGGGTTGGTGGAGAAGATATTGATGCTGTTGCTTATGATGTTCCTATACCTGGTTACAAAACTAAAACGACACTTAGCCTCCGTTTGTGGTCCACAAAAGTTCCAGCCCAAGATTTTGATTTGCAAGCTTTCAATGCTGGAGACCATTCGAAGGCAATTGAGGGCCAGACAAATGCTGAAAAGGTCCAAGTGTttcctatttttgtttttctcttcctgCATAATCTACTTTAAGCAACTGCATTGCATTTTCTCTCACTTGATCTCAGGAGAGTATTTTTCGATTTGAAAAACGTTCAAACACATTGTATTTGCAAGGGTTCAGGGCTCAGGTTTCATTCTAGTGTAACTATTTTTATGGGAATAATTGGGGTTCCAGCTTTGCAACAACTTCATTTTTGGGTTCTATAGTATGTCCCAATAAATGCAAAGGACAAGCATGTAGCTGTTTGATGGACAACCTTaagttttagttttattttgttAGAATAGGTTTTAGGttctcattatttttatcattattcgGTCACAAAATGCCCTGTCATAGTTATTTATGTTAACAGATTTGCTATATATTATATCCTGGGGATGAGTCTGTTGAGGGAAAGATTCTACGACTAAAGCAGCAATACACCCTGTGTTCTGCCTCTCTTCAAGACATCATTGCTCGTTTTGAGAGGAGATCTGGAGATGTTGTCAATTGGGAAGAGTTCCCTTCAAAGGTTGCTGTTCAAATGAACGATACGCACCCAACACTGTGCATACCGGAGCTGCTCAGGATATTAATTGATGTCAAAGATTTGAGCTGGGAGGAAGCTTGGAAAATTACACAAAggtctctcttctctctcaatctatatatatgaacacacacacacaaagccCTATTGGCAtctgtatgtatgtatgtatgtatctctgtgtgtgtgtgtgcctccATGTATGTATCATATCTATTAGTGGCTTAATTCAAGGCAAATTTGTCATTGCATAGTAAAGcagttatttataattttatattaaaggACAATATGAAGACAAACTTTGTGTTTCAGTAGTGAAAGTTGCATTCAGGCAGTTTTTATGTGTCTAGATTCAGCCAACCAGGGCAACAAAGCCAATGAAGCAATTTCTGcatatcaaatttatgaatTTCTCACTTTTGTCATTCTAGCAAAAAGAACTAATTTTCCTGTTGATGTGTGATTGTTTTTAACAAAATGCTTCATTTTTAAGTttagtttttctatttctaGGTGTCTGTTAAATGTAAAGGATTGCCACTGGCCGGGGGTGGgggagtgtgtgtgtgtttgtgttggTGTGAGTCATATTTTGGCAGGTATTTTAGGTAGGAAGTTTTTTGGGCATTGAAGCTAGAGATAGATAGTATattatttttgaggattcaactAAAGGAGATATGTGGAACTTGGAAGTTGTGTATACAATGTATGAGCATAAGAACAGAAGTTCCTGAAAGAAGCGTGATTTTATGGAAAAAAGGTGCTTTCTTTAGAGAAGTAGGTTTCCATTTAGCAGTCATAGAATTTGAATTCCTGATGAAATCGGGGTCTTTGGTCTTGTAAGTTCGAGTTGCAGTCATAATAATTGGTATCTTCATGGGTTATGACTGCCAACTGTGTCAAGCAGGACTCATGGTTGCAAATTAGAATAAAAAATCATGATCATGGGAATCATCATTCTTGCGAGATAATCCTATTTCCCGTTGGTGGAAACCCCTTAATCTCCCTTTATTAATAACCTGTTTCAAGACTGAATCTGGTTTCTCCAACATAGAGAAATTCTCATGTGCTATGACCAAAACCTTGTCTTTTCAGTGCTAAAGAGTGATAGTGAACTATTAATAGTAAATGGTGTTCAAGGGGAATGATAATCATTTCTTTCTATCTGTAGTTCTGTAACCTATGAGGAATTCAGCCCAACCTAATGGTTAAGAAGCGAAGCTTTCTTGTTAACATGGTATCTACAAGCAGTGATTTTGCATTTGGCATGGTCTTCATGCAAATTGCAATAATAGTTCAATTTTGCAGAACTGTTGCCTACACAAATCACACAGTTCTTCCCGAGGCACTGGAGAAGTGGAGCTTAGAGATCATGCAAAATCTGCTGCCACGGCATGTGGAGATCATAGAAAGGATAGATGAGGAGGTTGACATTACAAAGTGCAGTTTCTTGTTTCAGAAATTTTCTGAGTGGTTTCATgatttgttttaacttttaacttttaatgtAGTTCTGTGCACTTCATGCAGTTAATTGGGAAGCTTGTTACAGAATATGGCACGGAGGATATTGACTTATTGGAGAAAAAGATCTCTGAAATGAGGATACTAGAAAATTCTCCTTTTCCTGCATCAGTTGCACCATTATTCATTAAACCTgaagtgaaagaagaaaaggctgAGGAAACTGCAGTTAGTGCAGATGGGGAAATCAAATCTACTGAGAACAAAATTATGAATGAAGAGCTGACAGAAGGTAAAGGACCAGAGGTCCAAACCCTGGAATCTTCGGAGATGAAAGCTACAACTGATAAACCAAAACAGaacgaagaggaagaaaaagctAAAGTGCCAGAAATCCAACTCCCGAAGACTGTTCGCATGGCAAATCTGTGTGTTGTTGCAGGCCATGCTgtaaatggtgttgctgaaatACACAGTGACATagtaaaaaatgaagttttcaaTGACTTTTACAAGGTTAACGTCCAGTCATGCTCCTCTTTTTTATGGAAAACAAATATGCTGCTAATTTCTGCATTCCAGCTTGTGAATGATGTCCAAATGGCCTGTCAtgtgccctctctctctctctctctctctctctctctctctctctctgcagcTGTGGCCTGAGAAGTTCCAAAATAAGACGAATGGAGTAACCCCAAGGCGATGGATGCGTTTCTGCAATCCAGGGCTGAGTGGAATAATTACCAAATGGCTTGGTACGGAGGACTGGATACTGAACACTGAGAAACTAGCCGAGCTTCGGCAGGTGACCTTTTTGTACTGTTATTTTACTTTTTGATCTTTGCATCTTATTCTTGCTTCTGTTCTTAGCTGAAACTTCTGTTGGTTGAAGGAAACTGGGGAATATGGTTTTACTTTTTGGAATGCTACTTCGTGttcatctcatttttttcttcagttgAGGTGCATCTGATTGCCTCAGATCTGTTCCAATCTCAGGAGCCTCAGATCTTTAGATTCATGGCTTCACGATCAGACTCCCTCCCCTCTGTTCTTAGATCAGACCTAAAGTGAAGTAGAAGAAGTGAAGTAGAAGAGTAAAACTTAGGTGCTTCTTAGGTATGAGCTATGATCCCGAATTTGAAGAATCAAGTACTATTGTGTGGTTTCCTAGCTACATCCGGTCCCTGGACTAAGTTTTTTTGTGGCCTTCAAGTGCACCGTTATCAATCATCTGTTAGGAGCTTAAtacatctaaaggaaaaagtggtatttgaaatccatggtC
Above is a window of Nymphaea colorata isolate Beijing-Zhang1983 chromosome 8, ASM883128v2, whole genome shotgun sequence DNA encoding:
- the LOC116258740 gene encoding alpha-1,4 glucan phosphorylase L isozyme, chloroplastic/amyloplastic-like; the encoded protein is MSASSLPPSQTLVSRKVSKTLISRSSLLGIGDLSSGIWNRNLLPCNARRNRRSRRIRVIRNASGDQSVQTAIPAVAVSSSSSLDSSSIASNIQFHAEFTPSFSPKDFGLPKAYQATSLSVRDSLIKNLNETYEHYEKINGKEACYLSMEFLQGRALLNAVGNLELTGAYAEALKQLGHDLENIAEQEPDAALGNGGLGRLASCFLDSLASLDYPAWGYGLRYKYGLFHQRITKDGQEEVAESWLEMGNPWEIVRYDVTYPVKFYGKVVEGLDGRKRWVGGEDIDAVAYDVPIPGYKTKTTLSLRLWSTKVPAQDFDLQAFNAGDHSKAIEGQTNAEKICYILYPGDESVEGKILRLKQQYTLCSASLQDIIARFERRSGDVVNWEEFPSKVAVQMNDTHPTLCIPELLRILIDVKDLSWEEAWKITQRTVAYTNHTVLPEALEKWSLEIMQNLLPRHVEIIERIDEELIGKLVTEYGTEDIDLLEKKISEMRILENSPFPASVAPLFIKPEVKEEKAEETAVSADGEIKSTENKIMNEELTEGKGPEVQTLESSEMKATTDKPKQNEEEEKAKVPEIQLPKTVRMANLCVVAGHAVNGVAEIHSDIVKNEVFNDFYKLWPEKFQNKTNGVTPRRWMRFCNPGLSGIITKWLGTEDWILNTEKLAELRQFSENEELHAEWISAKRSNKLKLVSFIKEKTGYVVSPDAMFDIQVKRIHEYKRQLLNILGIVYRYKKMKEMSPEERNAEFVPRVCILGGKAFATYVQAKRIVKLVNDVGAVINHDPDIGDLLKVIFVPNYNVSVAELLIPASELSQHISTAGMEASGTSNMKFAMNGCVLIGTLDGANVEIREEVGAENFFLFGAQAHEIAGLRKERAEGKFEPDPRFEEAKEFILSGAFGKYDYSSLLGSLEGNVGYGRGDYFLVGKDFPSYIECQQEVDAAYRDQKRWTKMSIMNTAGSYKFSSDRTIHEYARDIWGIHPAHLS